The Suncus etruscus isolate mSunEtr1 chromosome 14, mSunEtr1.pri.cur, whole genome shotgun sequence genome contains a region encoding:
- the CCNP gene encoding cyclin-P yields the protein MALVIPGLQATHLSLELVKKGNSSQGRPIDRRLVYAKTLRQADITSFGEHHLKPPFPTGASAPESPGCYNLKDAIPACMNGSPNIVQKLQGPSAPPGLEEALSALGLEGERAYAQDIFEEIMVCRVLPRKALPRTVTPEMRALVVDWLVQVHEYLDLAGDTLYLAVHLLDSYLCAYRVRLRRLQLLGVTCLFVACKMEECVLPESTSLCLLGAGSFSRADLLRAERRILSRLDFRLHHPGPLLCLRLQTALAGSSPEVLLLATYFLELSLLEAEATGWEPGRCAAAALSLAYRVLGEVGSEPKLALYSAAELGPLEPCMARAALRGPAPGRAAIFLKYARPQRQAVSLTAARLLRHHPPGPQP from the exons aTGGCCCTGGTCATTCCCGGCCTTCAGGCCACACACTTGAGCCTGGAGCTGGTTAAGAAGGGAAACAGCTCCCAG GGAAGACCCATAGACAGGAGGCTGGTTTACGCAAAGACCCTGAGACAGGCTGATATCACCAGCTTTGGGGAACAT CATTTAAAGCCCCCTTTTCCCACAGGGGCCTCAGCTCCAGAGTCTCCCGGATGCTACAACCTAAAGGATGCTA TCCCCGCCTGCATGAACGGATCCCCAAATATTGTTCAGAAGCTCCAGGGGCCAAGTGCACCACCAGGGCTGGAAGAGGCCCTAAGTGCCCTGGGCTTGGAGGGGGAACGTGCTTACGCCCAGGACATCTTTGAGGAAATCATG GTATGCCGCGTGCTGCCCCGGAAGGCCCTGCCACGCACCGTGACCCCGGAGATGCGCGCGCTGGTGGTGGACTGGCTGGTTCAGGTGCAT GAGTACCTGGACCTGGCGGGGGATACACTCTACCTGGCTGTGCACCTGCTGGATTCCTACCTGTGTGCCTACCGAGTGCGCCTCCGCCGCCTGCAGCTGCTGGGGGTGACCTGCTTGTTCGTGGCGTGCAAGATGGAAGAGTGCGTGCTGCCTGAG TCCACTTCTCTCTGCCTCCTGGGCGCTGGCTCGTTTTCCCGAGCTGATCTTCTTCGTGCTGAGCGTCGCATCCTGAGCCGCCTGGATTTTCGGCTGCACCATCCTGGCCCACTCCTCTGCTTGAGGCTGCAGACAGCACTTGCGGGGAGCAGCCCTGAG GTGCTGCTACTTGCTACCTACTTTTTGGAGCTATCTCTGCTGGAGGCCGAGGCCACGGGGTGGGAGCCTGGTCGCTGTGCGGCTGCAGCGTTGAGCCTGGCGTACCGTGTGCTTGGTGAGGTGGGCTCTGAACCGAAGCTGGCACTTTACAG CGCAGCCGAACTGGGCCCATTGGAGCCGTGCATGGCCCGCGCGGCGCTCCGAGGGCCCGCGCCTGGCCGCGCCGCCATCTTCCTCAAGTACGCGCGGCCCCAGCGCCAGGCCGTCAGCCTGACCGCCGCCCGCCTGCTCCGCCATCACCCGCCGGGGCCGCAGCCCTGA
- the MAP3K10 gene encoding mitogen-activated protein kinase kinase kinase 10 codes for MEEAERPAGRCEWGAPAAGPVWTAVFDYEAAGEEELTLRRGDRVQVLSRDCAVSGDEGWWTGRLASGRVGVFPSNYVAPRAPAAPPAGLRLPREIPFHELRLQEIIGVGGFGKVYRALWRGEEVAVKAARLDPDRDPEATAEQVRQEARLFGALRHPNIIALRGACLSPPHLCLVMEYARGGALSRVLAGRRVPPHVLVNWAVQVARGMNYLHNDAPVPIIHRDLKSINILILEAIENHNLADTVLKITDFGLAREWHKTTKMSAAGTYAWMAPEVIRLSLFSKSSDVWSFGVLLWELLTGEVPYREIDALAVAYGVAMNKLTLPVPSTCPEPFARLLEECWDPEPHGRPDFGSILKQLELIEQSALFQMPLESFHSLQEDWKQEIQHMFDDLRTKEKELRSREEELLRAAQEQRFQEEQLRRREQELAEREMDIVERELHLLMCQLSQEKPRVRKRKGNFKRSRLLRLREGCSHISLPSGFEHKITVQASPTLDKRKASDGISPPASPSIIPRLRAIRLTPADAGGGSSSGSSSSGTWSRSGPPKKEELAASKKKGRTWGPSSTLQKERVGGEERLKTLGEGSKQWSSSAPNLGKSPKHTPIAPGFASLNEMEEYAEDGDGGSVPPSPYTTPSYLTVPLPPEPSPGPRGPWERAVTPPARPGPGGRRRCDLALLGCATLLGAVGLGADVAEARAAEGEEHRGWLDGLFPRAGRFPRGLSPTGRSPGRRDDAGPGPPAPPGLAPSVTVVSLSSVSDCNSTRSLLRSDSDEAAPAAPSPPPSPCEPEPRPSANPLVDLELESFKRDPRQSLTPTHVPAARAASRGHRRTPSDGALGQRGASEPLGPGQGPRDAQDFPRLPDPQALFPARRRPPEFPGRPTTLTFAPRPRPAASRPRLDPWKLVTFGRTLSIPPPGRWDPAASGQPTLLDLDTEGQSQDCTVPLCEARGSR; via the exons ATGGAGGAGGCCGAGCGGCCGGCGGGGCGCTGCGAGTGGGGCGCCCCCGCCGCGGGCCCCGTGTGGACCGCCGTGTTCGACTACGAGGCGGCGGGCGAGGAGGAGCTGACGCTGCGGCGGGGCGACCGCGTGCAGGTGCTGTCGCGGGACTGCGCCGTGTCGGGCGACGAGGGCTGGTGGACCGGGCGGCTGGCGAGCGGCCGGGTGGGCGTCTTCCCCAGCAACTACGTGGCGCCGCGCGCGCCCGCCGCGCCCCCCGCCGGCCTGCGGCTGCCCCGCGAGATCCCGTTCCACGAGCTGCGGCTGCAGGAGATCATCGGCGTCGGCGGCTTCGGCAAGGTGTACCGGGCGCTGTGGCGCGGCGAGGAGGTGGCCGTCAAGGCCGCGCGCCTGGACCCCGACCGGGACCCCGAGGCCACGGCCGAGCAGGTGCGCCAGGAAGCCCGGCTCTTCGGCGCCCTGCGGCACCCCAACATCATCGCCCTGCGCGGCGCCTGCCTCAGCCCCCCGCACCTCTGCCTGGTGATGGAGTACGCTCGGGGAGGCGCCCTGAGCCGGGTGCTGGCCGGGCGCCGGGTGCCCCCGCACGTGCTGGTCAACTGGGCCGTGCAGGTGGCCCGCGGCATGAACTACTTACACAACGATGCCCCCGTGCCCATCATCCACCGGGACCTCAAGTCCATCAACA TCCTTATTCTGGAGGCCATCGAGAACCACAACCTCGCAGACACGGTGCTCAAGATCACGGACTTTGGCCTCGCCCGCGAGTGGCACAAGACCACCAAGATGAGCGCGGCGGGGACCTACGCCTGGATGGCCCCAGAGGTCATCCGTCTCTCCCTCTTCTCCAAGAGCAGTGACGTCTGGAG CTTCGGGGTGCTGCTGTGGGAGCTGCTGACGGGGGAGGTGCCCTATCGGGAAATCGACGCCTTAGCTGTGGCCTATGGTGTGGCCATGAACAAGCTGACGCTGCCCGTGCCCTCCACGTGCCCCGAGCCCTTTGCCCGCCTGCTGGAGG AGTGCTGGGACCCTGAGCCCCACGGCCGGCCAGACTTCGGCAGCATCCTGAAGCAGCTGGAGCTCATCGAGCAGTCGGCCCTGTTCCAGATGCCGCTGGAGTCCTTCCACTCGCTGCAGGAGGACTGGAAGCAGGAGATCCAGCACATGTTCGACGACCTGCGCACCAAGGAAAAG GAGCTGCGGAGCCGGGAAGAGGAGCTGCTGCGGGCAGCCCAGGAGCAGCGCTTCCAGGAGGAGCAGCTGCGGCGGCGCGAGCAGGAGCTGGCCGAGCGCGAGATGGACATCGTGGAGCGCGAGCTGCACCTGCTCATGTGCCAGCTGAGCCAGGAGAAGCCGCGGGTCCGCAAGCGCAAGGGCAACTTCAAGCGCAGCCGCCTGCTCAGGCTGCGGGAAGGCTGCAGCCACATCAGCCTGCCCTCGG GCTTCGAGCATAAGATCACAGTCCAGGCCTCTCCCACCCTGGACAAGCGGAAAGCATCGGATGGCATCAGCCCCCCGGCTAGCCCCAGCATCATCCCCCGGCTGAGGGCTATTCGCT TGACTCCCGCAGATGCGGGCGGAGGTAGCAgcagtggcagcagcagcagcgggacCTGGAGCCGCAGCGGCCCCCCGAAGAAGGAGGAACTGGCTGCCAGCAAGAAGAAGGGCCGGACATGGGGCCCGAGCTCCACCCTGCAGAAGGAGCGggtgggaggagaggagag GCTCAAGACCCTGGGCGAGGGCAGCAAACAGTGGTCATCAAGTGCCCCCAACTTGGGCAAATCCCCCAAACACACCCCCATCGCCCCTGGCTTTGCCAGCCTCAATGAGATGG AGGAGTACGCCGAAGACGGCGACGGCGGCAGCGTGCCCCCGTCCCCCTACACCACCCCGTCCTACCTCACCGTGCCGCTGCCCCCCGAGCCGTCGCCGGGCCCGCGGGGACCCTGGGAGCGGGCCGTCACGCCCCCTGCGCGCCCGGGGCCGGGCGGCCGGCGGCGCTGCGACCTGGCGCTCCTGGGCTGCGCCACGCTGCTGGGCGCCGTGGGCCTGGGCGCGGACGTGGCCGAGGCGCGCGCGGCCGAGGGCGAGGAACATCGCGGCTGGCTCGACGGCCTCTTCCCCCGCGCCGGCCGCTTCCCCCGCGGCCTCAGCCCGACCGGCCGCTCCCCGGGCCGCCGGGACGACGCGGGCCCCGGCCCCCCCGCGCCGCCGGGCCTGGCGCCCTCGGTCACCGTCGTGTCGCTGTCGTCCGTGTCCGACTGCAACTCCACGCGCTCGCTGCTGCGCTCGGACAGCGACGAGGCCGCGCCGGCCGCGCCCTCCCCGCCGCCCTCGCCCTGCGAGCCTGAGCCCCGGCCGAGCGCCAACCCGCTGGTGGACCTGGAGCTGGAGAGCTTCAAGCGGGACCCCCGCCAGTCGCTCACGCCCACCCACGTCCCCGCCGCACGCGCCGCCAGCCGCGGACACCGCCGGACGCCCTCGGACGGGGCGCTGGGGCAGCGCGGGGCGTCCGAGCCCTTGGGCCCCGGCCAGG GCCCTCGAGATGCCCAGGACTTCCCCCGCCTGCCGGACCCCCAGGCCCTGTTCCCGGCGCGCCGCCGGCCTCCCGAGTTCCCTGGCCGGCCCACCACCTTGACTTTTGCCCCGAGACCCCGGCCCGCCGCCAGCCGGCCTCGCCTGGACCCCTGGAAACTGGTCACGTTCGGGCGGACGCTCAGCATACCCCCTCCGGGCAGGTGGGACCCGGCGGCCAGCGGGCAGCCCACACTGCTGGACTTGGACACGGAGGGGCAGAGCCAGGACTGCACGGTACCCCTGTGCGAGGCGCGGGGCTCCCGCTGA
- the TTC9B gene encoding LOW QUALITY PROTEIN: tetratricopeptide repeat protein 9B (The sequence of the model RefSeq protein was modified relative to this genomic sequence to represent the inferred CDS: inserted 1 base in 1 codon) → MQRGALXPVLMLSAAPEPPPRPPPALSPPGPAARHGPARAGPAPEPSGGLGAALDSSLRAAVAFKAEGQRCYREKKFREAIGKYHRALLQLKAAQGARPGGLPAHAHAPGPATSPGPARLSEEQRRLVESTEVECYDSLTACLLQSELVNYERVREYCLKVLEKQQGNFKATYRAGIAFYHLGDYARALRYLQEARSREPTDTNVLRYIQLTQLKMNRCSLPREDSGTRAGPRDVIG, encoded by the exons ATGCAGCGCGGCGCGC TCCCCGTGCTGATGCTCAGCGCTGCCCCGGAGCCTCCGCCGCGCCCGCCGCCCGCCCTGTCCCCGCCGGGCCCGGCTGCCCGCCATGGCCCGGCTCGAGCGGGCCCGGCCCCGGAGCCGTCGGGGGGCCTGGGCGCCGCGCTCGACAGCAGCCTGCGCGCTGCCGTGGCTTTCAAGGCGGAGGGCCAGCGCTGCTACCGAGAGAAGAAGTTCCGCGAAGCCATCGGCAAGTACCACCGGGCGCTGCTGCAGCTGAAGGCGGCGCAGGGAGCCCGCCCCGGAGGCCTGCCCGCCCACGCCCACGCCCCCGGGCCTGCCACCAGCCCCGGGCCGGCCCGGCTCAGCGAGGAGCAGCGGCGCCTGGTGGAGAGCACCGAGGTGGAATGCTATGACTCGCTCACAG CTTGCCTGCTGCAGTCGGAGCTGGTGAACTACGAGCGTGTGCGCGAGTACTGCCTCAAGGTGCTGGAGAAGCAGCAGGGCAACTTCAAGGCCACCTACCGCGCCGGCATCGCCTTCTACCACTTGGGCGACTACGCGCGCGCGCTGCGCTACCTGCAGGAGGCCCGCAGCCGGGAGCCCACAG ACACCAACGTGCTCCGCTACATCCAGCTGACTCAGCTCAAGATGAACCGCTGCAGCCTCCCGCGGGAAGACAGTGGGACCCGTGCCGGGCCACGGGACGTCATTGGCTGA